Proteins encoded within one genomic window of Streptomyces rubradiris:
- a CDS encoding lactonase family protein, with protein sequence MAGDGRAGRRRAFIGSFTAAGGPGLVTAEVTPGGGALTLLSAVKDVPDPSYLALAPDGHTLYAVSETSEGAVAAYRVTGDRPEPAGAPVPVGDSGPTHLGLYAGHVLTANYGCGSVTAVPLRPDGSLAGAPSGRLQHTGSGPHDRRQRGPHAHQVQPDPSGRWAVSVDLGTDSVRVCTLVDGSPVVHREFALRPGSGPRHLAFHPDGGHAYVVNELTPTVTVCRWDAERGTLRPLTEVPVLRDAPAGDAYPSGIVVSPDGRFVWTATRGEDVLSVLAVEADGLRLTGTVPCGGHWPRALAEHGGFLYAANERSGDVSWFAVDPTTGIPRYDGSVRVAAASCVVFG encoded by the coding sequence GTGGCAGGGGACGGCAGGGCGGGCAGGCGCCGGGCGTTCATCGGATCGTTCACGGCGGCGGGCGGCCCCGGACTGGTGACCGCCGAGGTCACGCCGGGCGGCGGGGCCCTCACTCTGCTGTCCGCCGTCAAGGACGTGCCCGACCCCTCCTACCTCGCCCTCGCACCGGACGGGCACACCCTCTACGCGGTCAGCGAGACCTCCGAGGGGGCCGTCGCCGCCTACCGTGTCACCGGGGACCGGCCGGAACCCGCGGGCGCCCCGGTGCCGGTGGGCGACAGCGGCCCCACCCACCTCGGCCTGTACGCCGGGCACGTGCTGACCGCCAACTACGGCTGCGGCAGCGTCACCGCCGTACCCCTGCGCCCGGACGGCTCGCTCGCCGGCGCGCCCTCCGGACGGCTCCAGCACACCGGTTCCGGGCCGCACGACCGGCGGCAGCGCGGCCCGCACGCCCACCAGGTGCAGCCCGACCCCAGCGGCCGGTGGGCCGTCAGCGTCGACCTCGGGACGGACTCGGTCCGGGTGTGCACCCTGGTGGACGGCAGCCCCGTCGTCCACCGCGAATTCGCCCTGCGCCCCGGCTCCGGACCGCGCCACCTCGCCTTCCACCCGGACGGCGGCCACGCCTACGTGGTCAACGAACTGACCCCCACGGTCACGGTGTGCCGCTGGGACGCCGAGCGCGGCACGCTCAGGCCCCTGACCGAGGTCCCCGTGCTGCGCGACGCGCCGGCCGGCGACGCCTACCCTTCCGGCATCGTCGTCTCTCCCGACGGCCGCTTCGTGTGGACCGCGACCCGCGGCGAGGACGTCCTGTCGGTCCTCGCCGTCGAGGCGGACGGGCTCCGGCTGACCGGCACGGTGCCCTGCGGCGGGCACTGGCCGCGCGCGCTGGCCGAACACGGCGGCTTCCTCTACGCGGCCAACGAGCGCTCCG
- a CDS encoding FUSC family protein, which translates to MLKRMFVAPDPGRARLRFAARAVLGIGLAVVVCGLAGHSLPGAVTGGLAALLALFTVADPTVRGQAVTTALLPVVGVPVLAAAAGLHDHPVARDLTFLAVTGAGVYARRWGPRGHSLGVFAFMTFFVAQFLHATPDQLPELYAAVLLSVLAAAGVRFGLWCYERRLAPAAAPPAPLGGTGLARVTTRQAVQATAGAGFALVLGQLVSGQRWYWAVGATWWIFVNTASRGETLVRGFRRVLGTVLGIGLGLLVAVPVHGAPVPTAVLVAVCVFGIFYTAAVSYTWMMLWVTLLATSLYGLLGVLSPGLLALRLAETGVGALGAALAVLFVLPVTTHATTDAWIQRALRCVHACTAEAAARLAGSATADPAPRVAELEQLLGRVRLSVAPLVHPLNPVPARKARARRVLALLDDCAREVRGLVAVAADPVASHDARLAAACWRVEAAVEALTAGRAEPVAHPAEPPAEPALAHLHGLERALADLAEPLRTPSRSRLAEA; encoded by the coding sequence GTGCTGAAGAGGATGTTCGTGGCACCGGACCCGGGGCGGGCGCGGTTGCGTTTCGCCGCGCGGGCCGTCCTCGGCATCGGGCTGGCGGTCGTGGTCTGCGGACTGGCCGGACACTCCCTCCCCGGAGCGGTCACCGGAGGGCTCGCCGCGCTGCTCGCGCTGTTCACCGTCGCCGACCCCACTGTGCGCGGCCAGGCGGTCACCACCGCCCTGCTGCCCGTCGTGGGCGTCCCGGTGCTCGCCGCCGCGGCCGGACTGCACGACCACCCCGTGGCCCGGGACCTGACCTTCCTGGCCGTCACCGGCGCCGGCGTCTACGCCCGGCGGTGGGGCCCGCGCGGGCACAGCCTCGGCGTGTTCGCCTTCATGACCTTCTTCGTGGCCCAGTTCCTGCACGCCACCCCGGACCAGCTGCCCGAGCTGTACGCCGCCGTGCTGCTGTCCGTGCTCGCGGCGGCCGGCGTCCGCTTCGGCCTGTGGTGCTACGAGCGCCGGCTCGCCCCGGCCGCCGCACCGCCCGCCCCGCTCGGCGGCACCGGCCTCGCCCGGGTGACCACCCGGCAGGCCGTCCAGGCGACCGCGGGGGCCGGCTTCGCGCTCGTGCTGGGGCAGCTGGTGTCGGGACAGCGCTGGTACTGGGCCGTCGGCGCCACCTGGTGGATCTTCGTCAACACCGCCTCGCGCGGCGAGACCCTGGTCCGCGGCTTCCGCCGGGTCCTCGGCACGGTGCTCGGCATCGGCCTGGGCCTCCTCGTCGCCGTCCCCGTGCACGGCGCGCCCGTCCCGACGGCGGTCCTCGTCGCCGTCTGCGTCTTCGGCATCTTCTACACCGCCGCCGTCTCCTACACCTGGATGATGCTCTGGGTGACCCTGCTCGCCACCTCCCTCTACGGCCTGCTCGGCGTCCTCAGCCCCGGACTGCTCGCGCTGCGGCTCGCCGAGACCGGGGTCGGCGCGCTCGGCGCCGCGCTCGCCGTCCTGTTCGTGCTCCCGGTCACCACGCACGCCACCACCGACGCCTGGATCCAGCGGGCCCTGCGCTGCGTGCACGCCTGCACCGCCGAGGCCGCGGCCCGGCTGGCCGGCTCCGCCACGGCCGACCCCGCCCCGCGCGTCGCCGAACTGGAGCAGCTGCTCGGCCGGGTACGGCTGTCGGTGGCGCCGCTGGTGCACCCGCTGAACCCGGTGCCGGCCCGCAAGGCGCGGGCCCGCCGGGTCCTGGCGCTGCTCGACGACTGCGCCCGCGAGGTCCGCGGCCTGGTCGCGGTCGCCGCCGACCCCGTGGCCTCGCACGACGCCCGTCTCGCCGCCGCCTGCTGGCGGGTGGAAGCGGCCGTCGAGGCCCTCACCGCCGGCCGCGCCGAACCCGTTGCGCACCCCGCCGAACCGCCCGCCGAACCCGCCCTCGCCCATCTGCACGGCCTGGAGCGCGCCCTCGCCGACCTCGCGGAACCGCTGCGCACGCCGTCCCGGTCCAGGCTGGCCGAAGCCTGA
- a CDS encoding Lrp/AsnC family transcriptional regulator, protein MAVDELDTRILRLLLEQPRTSVREYARILGVARGTLQARLDRMERDGVITGTGPSLSAAALGHPVLAFVHIEVTQGHLDDVGDALAAVPEIVEAFSITGGGDLLARVVGRDNAHLEDVIQKLISLPGVVRTRTEVALRERVPYRLLPLVESVGRATARG, encoded by the coding sequence ATGGCCGTGGACGAACTCGACACCCGCATCCTGCGGCTGCTCCTGGAGCAGCCGCGCACCAGCGTGCGCGAGTACGCCCGCATCCTCGGCGTGGCCCGCGGCACCCTCCAGGCCCGCCTGGACCGGATGGAGCGGGACGGCGTGATCACCGGCACCGGCCCCTCCCTCTCCGCCGCCGCGCTGGGCCATCCGGTGCTGGCGTTCGTGCACATCGAGGTCACCCAGGGACACCTGGACGACGTGGGGGACGCGCTGGCCGCCGTGCCGGAGATCGTGGAGGCCTTCTCGATCACCGGCGGCGGGGACCTGCTGGCCCGGGTGGTGGGCCGGGACAACGCGCATCTGGAGGACGTGATCCAGAAGCTGATCAGCCTCCCGGGCGTGGTGCGCACCCGCACCGAGGTGGCACTGCGCGAGCGGGTCCCGTACCGGCTGCTGCCCCTGGTGGAGTCGGTGGGCCGGGCGACGGCACGCGGCTGA
- a CDS encoding HAD family hydrolase: MSDLGTLSVIFDLDGTLVDSEPNYYEASRQTLAAHGVPGFTWADHETYVGISTRESVRIWRERYGLRASVPELLAETNRRYLDLARTRTRAYPEMRAFVELLAARKVPMAVASGSSPEAIEAALAGTGLAAHLRTAVSADEVPHGKPAPDVFLEAARRLGTPPADCVVLEDAAPGAAAAHAAGMRCIALPYVPTQADAPEFATASLLLRGGQADFRARSAYAWLCDGVR; the protein is encoded by the coding sequence ATGAGCGATCTCGGCACTCTCTCGGTCATCTTCGATCTCGATGGAACGCTCGTGGACAGCGAGCCGAACTACTACGAGGCGAGCCGGCAGACCCTGGCCGCACACGGCGTCCCCGGTTTCACCTGGGCGGACCACGAGACCTACGTGGGCATCAGCACCCGGGAGTCGGTACGGATCTGGCGGGAGCGCTACGGCCTGCGCGCCTCGGTACCGGAGCTGCTGGCCGAGACGAACCGCCGCTACCTGGACCTGGCCCGCACCCGCACCCGCGCGTACCCGGAGATGCGCGCGTTCGTGGAACTGCTGGCCGCCAGGAAGGTCCCCATGGCGGTGGCCTCGGGCTCCTCCCCCGAGGCCATCGAGGCCGCCCTCGCGGGCACCGGCCTCGCCGCCCACCTGCGGACGGCGGTCTCGGCCGACGAGGTCCCCCACGGCAAGCCGGCCCCCGACGTCTTCCTCGAAGCGGCCCGCCGCCTCGGCACACCCCCGGCCGACTGCGTGGTCCTGGAGGACGCGGCCCCCGGCGCCGCCGCGGCCCACGCGGCCGGCATGCGCTGCATCGCCCTCCCGTACGTCCCCACCCAGGCGGACGCCCCCGAGTTCGCCACCGCGTCCCTACTGCTGCGCGGCGGCCAGGCGGACTTCAGGGCGCGGTCGGCGTACGCGTGGCTGTGTGACGGGGTCCGCTGA
- a CDS encoding MFS transporter: MSTVQARPAPDERRWKALGVCLAAGFISLLDTSIVNVALPSLEHGLGASEAVQSWVVSGYALTFGLALVPAGRLGDMRGRRQVFLVGLALFTVASLACGLASGSGWLVVFRLIQGTAAGMVAPQTSGLIQQMFQGAERAKAFGVLGTVIGVSTAAGPLVGGLLIDAAGTDDGWRWVFFVNLPIGVAAFAAGLRLLPRYPAAGKREVFDLFGVLLLGAGVLALMLPLVQEQQWSGREKWALLPVALVLLGAFWAWERRQGLLGRAPLVDLGLFSLRSFTLGSLISLTYFAGFTTVFFLYALYLQNGVGYSALASGLTVLPFAAASAVGAAAGGRLVVRFGRKLVVIGLGGVALGLLGVMVAVALVPGPNLGWASALPLLVGGIGSGLTVSPNTTLTLTRVPVQRAGAAGGVLQTGQRVGSAAGIAVVGSVYFAHLANHGRTDTAMQLGLLSAVGIILVALLLAVADLRERHVRPEPERAAEPTGPGRGDGGAVEGVRPGT; the protein is encoded by the coding sequence ATGAGCACAGTCCAGGCACGGCCCGCCCCCGACGAGCGGCGGTGGAAGGCGCTCGGGGTCTGTCTGGCGGCGGGATTCATCTCGCTCCTCGACACCTCGATCGTGAACGTGGCGCTCCCCTCCCTGGAGCACGGGCTGGGGGCCTCCGAGGCGGTCCAGTCATGGGTGGTCTCCGGGTACGCCCTCACCTTCGGGCTGGCACTGGTCCCGGCCGGCCGGCTCGGCGACATGCGCGGCCGGCGCCAGGTCTTCCTGGTCGGCCTCGCCCTGTTCACGGTCGCCTCGCTGGCGTGCGGGCTCGCCTCCGGCTCCGGCTGGCTGGTGGTGTTCCGGCTGATCCAGGGCACGGCGGCGGGCATGGTCGCGCCGCAGACCTCGGGGCTGATCCAGCAGATGTTCCAGGGCGCCGAACGGGCCAAGGCCTTCGGCGTGCTCGGCACGGTCATCGGGGTGTCGACGGCGGCGGGCCCGCTGGTGGGCGGGCTGCTGATCGACGCCGCCGGCACCGACGACGGCTGGCGCTGGGTGTTCTTCGTCAACCTGCCGATCGGGGTGGCCGCCTTCGCCGCGGGGCTGCGGCTGCTGCCCCGCTACCCGGCGGCGGGCAAGCGCGAGGTGTTCGACCTGTTCGGGGTGCTGCTCCTCGGCGCGGGCGTGCTCGCATTGATGCTGCCCCTGGTGCAGGAGCAGCAGTGGTCCGGGCGGGAGAAGTGGGCGCTGCTGCCGGTGGCGCTGGTGCTGCTGGGCGCGTTCTGGGCCTGGGAGCGCCGGCAGGGACTGCTCGGGCGCGCCCCGCTGGTGGACCTGGGCCTGTTCTCCCTGCGTTCGTTCACGCTGGGCTCCCTGATCAGCCTCACCTATTTCGCGGGCTTCACCACCGTCTTCTTCCTCTACGCCCTGTACCTCCAGAACGGCGTGGGCTACAGCGCGCTGGCGTCGGGGCTGACGGTGCTGCCGTTCGCGGCGGCCTCCGCGGTCGGGGCCGCCGCCGGCGGGCGGCTGGTGGTGCGGTTCGGGCGCAAGCTGGTCGTCATCGGGCTGGGCGGCGTGGCCCTCGGGCTGCTCGGAGTGATGGTGGCGGTGGCCCTCGTCCCCGGGCCGAACCTGGGCTGGGCGTCGGCGTTGCCGCTGCTCGTCGGAGGCATCGGGTCGGGCCTGACGGTCTCCCCGAACACCACCCTCACGCTCACCCGGGTCCCCGTGCAGCGCGCGGGCGCGGCCGGCGGCGTCCTCCAGACGGGTCAGCGCGTCGGCTCGGCGGCCGGGATCGCGGTGGTGGGGTCGGTGTACTTCGCCCACCTCGCCAACCACGGCCGCACCGACACGGCGATGCAGCTGGGGCTGCTCTCCGCCGTGGGCATCATCCTGGTCGCCCTGCTGCTGGCGGTCGCCGACCTGCGGGAACGCCATGTACGGCCCGAGCCGGAGAGGGCCGCGGAGCCGACCGGGCCGGGCCGGGGGGACGGCGGTGCCGTGGAGGGCGTACGGCCGGGTACGTGA
- a CDS encoding LysR family substrate-binding domain-containing protein → MTGSEESPSFRLAYVPGVTPAKWVRIWNERLPGIPLTLVQVPAAEAPGVLRAGEADAGFVRLPVDRTYFSAIPLYTETTVVVVPKDHLITAAEEVTLADLADEVLLHPLDDVFDWAAPPGEPAFERPATTPDAIELVAANIGLLVVPQSLARLYHRRDLTYRPVVDAPQSGVALSWPEEATTDLVEDFIGIVRGRTVNSTRGRTTARPAADARPGRSERGGTQQNGKSASKSAGKSSAKSSGKPAARTASARTGGRSAKPAKRGKPRRRS, encoded by the coding sequence GTGACAGGCTCGGAGGAATCACCGTCGTTCCGGCTCGCGTACGTTCCCGGGGTGACGCCCGCCAAGTGGGTGAGGATCTGGAACGAGCGGCTGCCCGGCATCCCGCTCACCCTCGTCCAGGTCCCGGCCGCCGAGGCGCCCGGGGTGCTGCGCGCGGGGGAGGCGGACGCGGGCTTCGTCCGGCTGCCGGTCGACCGTACGTACTTCAGCGCGATCCCGCTGTACACCGAGACCACGGTGGTCGTGGTCCCCAAGGACCACCTGATCACGGCGGCGGAGGAGGTGACCCTGGCCGACCTCGCCGACGAGGTGCTCCTCCACCCCCTGGACGACGTCTTCGACTGGGCGGCCCCGCCGGGCGAACCCGCCTTCGAGCGTCCCGCGACGACACCGGACGCCATCGAGCTGGTGGCGGCGAACATCGGCCTCCTGGTCGTACCGCAGTCGCTGGCCCGCCTGTACCACCGCCGGGACCTCACCTACCGCCCGGTCGTCGACGCACCGCAGTCGGGCGTCGCCCTGTCCTGGCCAGAGGAGGCCACCACCGACCTGGTGGAGGACTTCATCGGCATCGTCCGCGGCCGTACGGTCAACAGCACCCGGGGCCGTACGACGGCGCGACCCGCGGCCGACGCCCGGCCGGGGCGCTCCGAGAGGGGCGGCACCCAGCAGAACGGCAAGTCGGCATCGAAGTCCGCAGGCAAATCGTCGGCGAAATCCTCCGGCAAGCCGGCGGCGCGCACGGCGAGCGCCCGCACCGGCGGCCGGTCGGCCAAACCGGCCAAGCGGGGCAAGCCGCGCCGGAGGTCCTGA
- a CDS encoding DUF5997 family protein produces the protein MKSQQSTQTMKPATAAKKLGVYLPATPASFQEGVVSRAELNELQANPPEWLRELRLNGPHPRPVVAAKLGVSIAGLARGGVTEALTTEQIEALKQERPEWLEKERATQAEVRKEAARLKNAKKEKADQEGAAERR, from the coding sequence ATGAAGTCGCAGCAGAGCACCCAGACGATGAAGCCCGCGACCGCGGCGAAGAAGCTGGGTGTGTACCTCCCCGCCACCCCCGCCTCCTTCCAGGAGGGTGTGGTCTCCCGCGCCGAGCTGAACGAGCTCCAGGCCAACCCGCCGGAGTGGCTGCGCGAGCTGCGGCTCAACGGTCCCCACCCGCGCCCGGTGGTGGCCGCGAAGCTGGGCGTGTCCATCGCGGGCCTGGCCCGGGGCGGTGTCACCGAGGCGCTGACCACCGAGCAGATCGAGGCGCTCAAGCAGGAGCGGCCCGAGTGGCTGGAGAAGGAGCGCGCCACCCAGGCCGAGGTCCGCAAGGAGGCCGCGCGGCTGAAGAACGCGAAGAAGGAGAAGGCGGACCAGGAGGGCGCCGCCGAGCGCCGCTGA
- a CDS encoding secondary thiamine-phosphate synthase enzyme YjbQ: MSDAFTTRVLHVSTGTRERVVDLTADCEEFLREAAAGRDGLLNIFVPHATAGIAVIETGAGSDDDLLAALHTLLPADDRWQHRHGSPGHGRDHVLPALVPPHATLPVVGGRLELGTWQSVCLVDTNKDNPDRRVRLSFLG; this comes from the coding sequence ATGTCCGATGCCTTCACCACGCGCGTGCTGCACGTCTCCACCGGCACCCGGGAACGTGTCGTCGACCTGACCGCCGACTGCGAGGAGTTCCTGCGGGAAGCGGCGGCCGGCCGGGACGGCCTGCTCAACATCTTCGTCCCGCACGCCACCGCCGGGATCGCCGTCATCGAGACGGGCGCCGGCAGCGACGACGACCTCCTCGCGGCCCTGCACACCCTGCTGCCCGCCGACGACCGCTGGCAGCACCGGCACGGCAGCCCCGGCCATGGACGCGATCACGTACTGCCCGCCCTCGTCCCGCCGCACGCCACCCTCCCGGTGGTCGGCGGACGCCTGGAACTCGGCACCTGGCAGTCGGTGTGTCTGGTGGACACCAACAAGGACAACCCCGACCGCCGGGTGCGGCTGAGCTTCCTGGGCTGA